The Triticum aestivum cultivar Chinese Spring chromosome 3A, IWGSC CS RefSeq v2.1, whole genome shotgun sequence genome includes a region encoding these proteins:
- the LOC123061279 gene encoding verprolin produces the protein MPRRRAPPPHGPPPRAAAPSRLLLPDPTRPPSPWRGASTSRRPIPPSRAVCPPPPMRPAAPTLPFLASGWETSSRCLNPIPPARLTAVVVLPRHATAENKHMGTCCPQSSLDVSSSAGSPVHEVLPASCPLRRCRFSARKGISSLCKNSTAVQVLVDLQQQQETRDHLQHRWSHEGRQKCTREVWTDTDN, from the exons ATGCcccgtcgccgcgcgccgccgccccatggcccgccgccgcgcgccgctgcCCCCAGCCGCCTCTTACTGCCGGATCCGACCCGGCCACCATCGCCATGGCGCGGCGCCTCCACCTCCCGGCGACCCATCCCACCTTCTCGCGCGGTGTGTCCACCCCCGCCGATGCGTCCCGCCGCCCCAACCCTCCCCTTCCTCGCATCGGGATGGGAAACATCCAGCCGGTGCCTGAACCCCATCCCACCGGCGCGGCTCACAGCAGTCGTAGTGCTTCCACGCCACGCCACCGCTG AAAATAAACACATGGGGACGTGCTGCCCTCAGTCCTCTCTCGACGTATCCAGTAGTGCAGGTTCTCCGGTGCACGAAGTATTGCCGGCGTCATGCCCATTGAGAAGATGCAGATTTTCT GCTAGAAAAGGTATCAGTTCACTTTGCAAAAACTCTACCGCTGTACAAGTCCTCGTCGacctgcagcagcagcaggagACACGAGATCACCTCCAGCACCGCTGGTCACATGAAGGCCGTCAAAAATG CACGAGGGAGGTTTGGACGGACACTGATAACTAG